In Drosophila santomea strain STO CAGO 1482 chromosome 3L, Prin_Dsan_1.1, whole genome shotgun sequence, a single window of DNA contains:
- the LOC120449025 gene encoding homeobox protein araucan: protein MAAYTQFGYGGFPSASQLLPPSVQPTEDASANVNVNVNVNEALVMTNAPAMSPTGGQDCQGSQPPGGAGGDASSGALSPNALSQNSNAATVVGAGGGSSAGGGGPADLATGGSLDGNGVGTTPTAGVAGGGGGSCCENGRPIMTDPVSGQTVCSCQYDSARLALSSYSRLPAASVGVYGTPYPSTDQNPYQSIGVDSSAFYSPLSNPYGLKDTGAGPEMGAWTSAGLQPTTGYYSYDPMSAYGYGASYDLAARRKNATRESTATLKAWLNEHKKNPYPTKGEKIMLAIITKMTLTQVSTWFANARRRLKKENKMTWEPKNRTDDDDDALVSDDEKDKEDLEPSKGSQSGSLAKDETKEEEDAIDEDQKCLGQANILRAGFGYSAAGSGAGGGGYPGGGGSSSGHPGGYHPYHHQHPAYYQAGQQGGMLPFHGENSKLQTDLGDPKNQLGRDCGVPIPATKPKIWSLADTVGCKTPPPAYMGHQSMPLQQQQQQQQQQQQQQQQAQQHQYPASEAGRDQQLFNGAATPYLRPLTTAYGGFLGATTQQLHTTSNSIPYSNMPPAQQQPQQQQQQLQQGGTIHTTGSSTSGPIPLQFHNRHPQQQQLQQQQQQSQSTASQRAMGFLEAQPDTPPQTPPNMKVLSGALSLLPTASQVPMTATCRSSNAFGFPATSGYPMNFSARLGEYSPRDDYSSGNSSSSSSSSPQLHRNEPMFKPLFKKFTN, encoded by the exons ATGGCTGCCTACACACAATTCGGATACGGAGGCTTTCCGTCGGCCTCGCAG CTCCTGCCCCCCAGTGTCCAGCCGACGGAGGACGCTTCCGCGAACGTGAAcgtgaatgtgaatgtgaacGAGGCGCTGGTGATGACAAACGCCCCGGCGATGAGCCCCACGGGAGGTCAGGATTGCCAGGGCAGCCAGCCCCCGGGCGGAGCTGGCGGAGATGCCTCCTCGGGGGCGCTGAGTCCCAATGCGCTTTCGCAGAACTCGAATGCGGCGACGGTGGTTGGCGCAGGAGGTGGATCCTCGGCGGGCGGAGGAGGACCCGCGGATCTGGCCACCGGTGGCTCCCTGGACGGCAACGGCGTGGGCACGACGCCCactgctggtgttgctggtggtggtggtggatcATGCTGCGAGAACGGGCGGCCCATAATGACCGACCCGGTGTCGGGTCAGACGGTCTGCTCCTGCCAGTACGACTCCGCCCGCCTCGCCCTCTCCAGCTACTCCCGCCTCCCGGCGGCCAGCGTCGGCGTCTACGGCACGCCGTACCCCTCCACGGACCAGAATCCCTACCAGAGCATCGGAGTGGACAGCTCTGCCTTCTACTCGCCGCTG aGCAATCCGTACGGACTGAAGGACACGGGCGCAGGTCCGGAGATGGGAGCTTGGACTTCGGCTGGACTTCAGCCCACTACGGGCTACTATTCCTACGATCCCATGTCGGCCTACGG CTATGGAGCCAGTTACGACCTGGCAGCTCGTCGCAAGAACGCCACTCGGGAGTCCACGGCCACGTTGAAGGCCTGGCTGAATGAGCACAAGAAGAACCCATATCCCACGAAGGGCGAGAAGATCATGCTGGCCATCATCACGAAGATGACCCTCACCCAGGTGTCCACGTGGTTCGCCAATGCGCGGCGTCGACTGAAGAAGGAGAACAAGATGACGTGGGAGCCGAAGAATCGCAcggatgacgatgatgatgccTTGGTATCGGACGATGAGAAGGACAAGGAGGACTTGGAGCCGAGCAAGGGCAGCCAGAGTGGCAGTTTGGCCAAAG ATGAGACCAAAGAGGAGGAGGATGCCATAGATGAGGACCAGAAGTGCCTCGGTCAGGCGAACATACTGCGTGCCGGCTTTGGTTATTCCGCAGCCGGtagtggtgctggtggtggtggctaccccggtggcggtggctcCTCCAGTGGTCACCCCGGTGGCTACCATCCgtatcatcatcagcatccCGCTTACTATCAGGCTGGCCAGCAGGGCGGTATGCTGCCATTTCATGGGGAGAACTCCAAGCTGCAGACGGATCTTGGGGATCCAAAAAACCAGCTAGGCCGGGACTGTGGCGTGCCGATTCCAGCTACCAAGCCGAAGATCTGGAGTCTGGCCGACACAGTTGGCTGCAAGACACCGCCGCCGGCTTACATGGGTCACCAATCGatgccgctgcagcagcagcagcagcagcagcagcagcaacagcagcagcagcaacaggcgcAGCAACACCAGTATCCAGCATCGGAGGCAGGACGAGATCAGCAGCTGTTCAATGGAGCCGCCACTCCATACCTGAGGCCGCTCACCACGGCCTACGGGGGTTTTCTAGGGGCTACGACCCAGCAGCTGCATACTACGAGCAACAGTATCCCCTACAGCAATATGCCCccggcgcagcagcagccgcagcagcagcagcagcagttgcagcagggCGGTACCATCCATACTACGGGAAGTTCGACCAGCGGACCAATACCGCTGCAGTTTCACAATCggcatccgcagcagcagcagctgcagcagcagcagcagcaatctcAATCCACAGCGAGTCAGCGGGCGATGGGGTTTCTCGAAGCCCAACCAGATACTCCACCCCAAACTCCGCCGAATATGAAGGTGCTGAGCGGAGCTTTGAGTCTCCTGCCTACCGCTTCTCAAGTCCCTATGACCGCTACCTGTCGCAGCAGTAACGCCTTCGGCTTCCCCGCCACCTCTGGTTACCCCATGAACTTCTCGGCCAGATTGGGGGAGTACTCCCCGCGGGATGACTACAGCAGCgggaacagcagcagcagcagctcctcaTCGCCGCAGCTGCACAGGAATGAGCCCATGTTCAAGCCGCTCTTCAAGAAGTTCACCAACTAA